In Streptomyces chartreusis, the following proteins share a genomic window:
- a CDS encoding glycoside hydrolase family 48 protein translates to MHPPRRRRTAGRLWTAVVAALALPLTMLSTGSTPAQAAAVQCSVDYKTNDWGSGFTADLTITNRGTDVIDGWTLTYGYAGNQRLSNGWNGTWSQSGQTVTVKDAGYNGRIPAGAAVTTGAQFTYSGSNAAPTNFAINGTSCTGAHQPPITVLTSPAAGAVYSQGDAVPLAATAAAADGATIGKVEFYDDTTLLGTDTTAPYSLSVSGLTVGSHSLLAKAYDSLGASADSTPVGITVASGPAVVAAPTQLPVQQGRTATYDVKLSTQPSANVTVTTARTSGNPALSVTGGASLTFTSSNWNTAQKVTITAAASGTGSATFESTATGHAKASVTATQIAATKAYDARFLELYGKITNPANGYFSPEGIPYHSVETLIVEAPDHGHETTSEAYSYLLWLQAMYGKVTGDWSKFNGAWEIMEKYMIPTHADQPTNSFYNASKPATYAPELDTPNEYPAKLDTAVSVGPDPIAAELKSAYGTDDVYGMHWLQDVDNVYGYGNSPGKCEAGPADTGPSYINTFQRGAQESVWETVPQPTCDQFKYGGKNGYLDLFTGDASYAKQWKFTNAPDADARAVQAAYWADKWADAQGKGGDISATVAKAAKMGDYLRYAMYDKYFKKVGNCVGPSTCPAGTGKDASHYLLSWYYAWGGATDTSAGWAWRIGSSHTHGGYQNPMAAYALASYADLKPKSATGQADWAKSLQRQVEFYRWLQSSEGAIAGGATNSWAGRYATPPTGTSTFYGMYYDQQPVYHDPPSNQWFGFQAWSMERVAEYYQQTGNASAKAVLDKWVDWALSETTVNPDGTYRIPSTLQWSGQPDTWNASSPGANNGLHVTVADYTDDVGVAAAYAKTLTYYADRSGDTQAASTAKALLDGMWDNHQDALGIAVAENRADYNRFDDAIHVPSGWTGTMPNGDAISSSSTFDSIRSFYEDDPAWSKIEAYLAGGAVPSFTYHRFWAQADIALAMGSYAELLE, encoded by the coding sequence GTGCATCCCCCACGCAGACGCAGAACCGCAGGACGGTTGTGGACGGCGGTCGTAGCGGCCCTGGCGCTCCCCTTGACGATGCTGAGCACGGGTTCGACACCTGCTCAGGCAGCGGCAGTTCAGTGCAGTGTCGACTACAAGACCAATGACTGGGGCTCCGGCTTCACCGCGGATCTGACGATCACCAACCGGGGTACGGACGTCATCGACGGCTGGACCCTGACGTACGGCTACGCGGGCAACCAGAGGCTCAGCAACGGCTGGAACGGCACCTGGTCCCAGTCCGGCCAGACGGTCACCGTGAAGGACGCCGGCTACAACGGACGGATCCCCGCCGGTGCCGCCGTCACCACGGGCGCGCAGTTCACGTACAGCGGCAGCAATGCCGCGCCCACGAACTTCGCGATCAACGGCACGAGTTGCACCGGCGCCCATCAGCCCCCGATCACCGTGCTGACCAGCCCGGCGGCGGGTGCCGTCTATTCGCAGGGCGACGCCGTCCCGCTCGCGGCCACGGCCGCCGCCGCGGACGGCGCGACGATCGGCAAGGTCGAGTTCTACGACGACACGACCCTGCTGGGCACGGACACGACGGCGCCGTACTCGCTCTCGGTCTCAGGCTTGACCGTGGGCAGTCATTCGCTTCTGGCGAAGGCGTACGACAGCCTGGGCGCGTCCGCGGACTCCACGCCGGTCGGCATCACGGTCGCCTCGGGTCCCGCCGTGGTGGCCGCGCCGACCCAACTCCCGGTCCAGCAGGGCAGAACGGCGACGTACGACGTGAAGCTGTCGACCCAGCCGTCGGCCAATGTCACCGTCACGACCGCCCGCACGAGCGGCAACCCGGCTCTGTCGGTGACCGGCGGTGCCTCGCTCACCTTCACGTCCTCGAACTGGAACACGGCCCAGAAGGTGACCATCACCGCGGCCGCCTCCGGCACGGGCTCGGCGACCTTCGAGTCGACGGCCACCGGGCACGCCAAGGCATCGGTGACGGCGACCCAGATCGCGGCGACGAAGGCGTACGACGCCCGGTTCCTGGAGCTGTACGGCAAGATCACCAACCCGGCGAACGGCTACTTCTCGCCCGAGGGCATCCCGTACCACTCGGTCGAGACGCTGATCGTCGAGGCGCCGGACCACGGTCACGAGACCACGTCGGAGGCCTACAGCTACCTTCTCTGGTTGCAGGCGATGTACGGCAAGGTCACCGGCGACTGGTCCAAGTTCAACGGGGCCTGGGAGATCATGGAGAAGTACATGATCCCGACCCACGCCGACCAGCCGACGAACTCCTTCTACAACGCCTCCAAGCCGGCCACCTACGCGCCCGAGCTGGACACCCCGAACGAGTACCCGGCGAAGCTCGACACCGCCGTCTCGGTCGGTCCTGACCCGATCGCGGCCGAGCTGAAGAGCGCGTACGGCACGGACGACGTCTACGGCATGCACTGGCTCCAGGACGTCGACAACGTCTACGGGTACGGCAACTCGCCGGGCAAGTGCGAGGCTGGGCCCGCGGACACGGGGCCGTCGTACATCAACACCTTCCAGCGCGGTGCGCAGGAGTCGGTGTGGGAGACGGTGCCGCAGCCGACCTGCGACCAGTTCAAGTACGGTGGGAAGAACGGGTACTTGGACCTGTTCACCGGTGATGCCTCCTACGCAAAGCAGTGGAAGTTCACCAACGCCCCGGACGCCGACGCGCGTGCGGTGCAGGCCGCCTACTGGGCCGACAAGTGGGCCGACGCGCAGGGCAAGGGCGGCGACATCTCCGCGACCGTCGCCAAGGCCGCGAAGATGGGCGACTATCTGCGCTACGCCATGTACGACAAGTACTTCAAGAAGGTCGGCAACTGCGTCGGTCCGTCGACCTGCCCGGCCGGCACCGGCAAGGACGCCTCGCACTACCTGCTCTCCTGGTACTACGCCTGGGGCGGCGCCACCGACACCTCGGCGGGCTGGGCCTGGCGCATCGGCTCCAGCCACACCCACGGCGGCTACCAGAACCCGATGGCCGCGTACGCCCTGGCCTCCTACGCCGATCTGAAGCCCAAGTCGGCGACGGGGCAGGCGGACTGGGCCAAGTCGCTTCAGCGGCAGGTCGAGTTCTACCGCTGGCTCCAGTCCAGCGAGGGCGCGATCGCGGGCGGGGCGACGAACAGCTGGGCGGGCCGGTACGCCACACCGCCCACCGGCACGTCGACCTTCTACGGCATGTACTACGACCAGCAGCCCGTCTACCACGACCCGCCGTCCAACCAGTGGTTCGGCTTCCAGGCGTGGTCGATGGAACGGGTCGCCGAGTACTACCAGCAGACGGGGAACGCCTCCGCGAAGGCCGTCCTGGACAAGTGGGTGGACTGGGCGCTGTCCGAGACGACCGTCAACCCGGACGGCACGTACCGGATCCCGTCGACGCTCCAGTGGTCGGGGCAGCCCGACACCTGGAACGCCTCGAGTCCGGGCGCCAACAACGGACTTCATGTCACCGTCGCCGACTACACCGACGACGTCGGCGTGGCGGCCGCGTACGCCAAGACCCTGACGTACTACGCCGACCGCTCCGGTGACACGCAGGCCGCGAGCACCGCCAAGGCGCTCCTCGACGGCATGTGGGACAACCACCAGGACGCCCTGGGCATCGCCGTCGCGGAGAACCGCGCCGACTACAACCGCTTCGACGACGCGATCCACGTCCCGAGCGGCTGGACCGGCACCATGCCGAACGGCGACGCGATCAGCTCGTCGTCGACCTTCGACTCGATCCGTTCGTTCTACGAGGACGACCCGGCCTGGTCGAAGATCGAGGCGTATCTCGCGGGCGGTGCGGTGCCGTCGTTCACGTACCACCGGTTCTGGGCCCAGGCGGACATCGCCCTGGCCATGGGTTCGTACGCGGAGCTTCTCGAATAG
- a CDS encoding cellulose binding domain-containing protein — MQRTRILTAVLALAAGLLAGAPPALGADAAKNVSITADTYTWKNARIDGGGFVPGIVFNRKERNLAYARTDIGGAYRWQQSSKTWTPLLDSVGWDDWGHTGVVSLASDSVDPDRVYAAVGTYTNSWDPGNGAVLRSADRGASWQKADLPFKLGGNMPGRGMGERLAVDPNRNSVLYLGAPSGKGLWRSTDSGASWSQVANFPNVGNYVQDPSDTSGYASDNQGIVWVTFDESTGTAGTATRTIYVGVADKDNAVYRSTDAGATWSRVAGQPTGYLAHKGVLDAANGYLYLAYSDKGGPYDGGKGRLWRYATGTGTWTDISPVAEADTYYGFSGLTVDRQKPGTVMATAYSSWWPDTQLFRSTDSGGTWTKAWDYTSYPDRANRYTMDVSSSPWLTWGANPSPPEQTPKLGWMTEALEIDPFDSNRMMYGTGATIYGTEDLTKWDGGGRFTVRPMVQGLEETAVNDLASPPSGAPLLSALGDVGGFRHTDLAKVPSMMFTQPNFTTTTSLDFAETSPNTFVRVGDLDSGPHIAFSTDNGANWFAGTDPSGVSGGGTVAAAADGGRFVWSPAGASVQYTTGFGTSWQASSGIPAGAVVESDRIDPKVFYGFKSGKFYVSSDGGATFTASSASGLPSGDSVRFKALPGTKGEIWLAGGASDGAYGLWHSTDAGATFTKLSGVGQADTIGFGKAAPGASYQTLYTSAKIGGVRGIFRSTDKGATWTRINDDAHQWGWTGAAITGDPRVYGRVYVSTNGRGVVYGDTSDAGGGTDPTPAPTGACTVTYRITNQWSGGFQAEVQLSNTGSSAWDGWSLGWSFADGQRITQLWNAEYTQSGSAVTARNVSWNGGVAAGSSVSFGFTGSWSGTNARPASFRLGEQSCTVV, encoded by the coding sequence GTGCAAAGAACCCGCATCCTCACGGCGGTGCTCGCGCTGGCGGCCGGGCTGCTCGCGGGCGCTCCGCCCGCGCTCGGTGCCGACGCCGCGAAGAACGTGTCGATCACCGCCGACACCTACACCTGGAAGAACGCCCGCATCGACGGCGGCGGCTTCGTCCCCGGCATCGTCTTCAACCGCAAGGAGAGGAACCTCGCCTACGCCCGCACCGACATCGGCGGCGCCTACCGCTGGCAGCAGTCCTCGAAGACCTGGACGCCGCTGCTGGACTCGGTCGGCTGGGACGACTGGGGGCACACGGGTGTGGTGAGCCTGGCGTCCGACTCGGTCGACCCGGACCGGGTGTACGCGGCGGTCGGGACGTACACCAACAGCTGGGACCCCGGGAACGGCGCCGTGCTGCGCTCCGCCGACCGGGGCGCGAGCTGGCAGAAGGCCGACCTGCCGTTCAAGCTGGGCGGCAACATGCCCGGCCGCGGCATGGGCGAGCGGCTCGCGGTGGACCCGAACCGGAACAGCGTGCTGTACCTGGGGGCGCCCAGCGGCAAGGGGCTGTGGCGCTCGACCGATTCCGGGGCGTCCTGGTCGCAGGTGGCGAACTTCCCCAACGTGGGCAACTACGTGCAGGATCCGAGCGACACGAGCGGGTACGCGAGCGACAACCAGGGCATCGTGTGGGTCACCTTCGACGAGTCCACGGGCACGGCCGGGACCGCGACACGGACGATCTACGTCGGGGTCGCCGACAAGGACAACGCGGTGTACCGGTCGACGGACGCGGGGGCGACCTGGTCGCGGGTCGCCGGGCAGCCCACGGGGTACCTGGCGCACAAGGGCGTCCTGGACGCGGCGAACGGCTATCTCTATCTCGCCTACAGCGACAAGGGCGGCCCGTACGACGGCGGCAAGGGCCGGCTGTGGCGGTACGCGACGGGGACGGGCACCTGGACCGACATCAGCCCGGTCGCGGAGGCCGACACCTACTACGGCTTCAGCGGTCTGACCGTCGACCGGCAGAAGCCGGGCACCGTGATGGCGACGGCGTACAGCTCCTGGTGGCCGGACACGCAGCTCTTCCGCTCGACGGACAGCGGCGGCACCTGGACGAAGGCGTGGGACTACACGTCGTATCCCGACCGCGCGAACCGCTACACCATGGACGTCTCGTCGTCTCCGTGGCTGACCTGGGGCGCGAATCCGTCGCCCCCCGAGCAGACTCCGAAGCTGGGCTGGATGACCGAGGCGCTGGAGATCGACCCGTTCGATTCGAACCGGATGATGTACGGGACGGGTGCGACGATCTACGGCACCGAGGATCTGACGAAGTGGGACGGCGGCGGTCGGTTCACCGTCCGGCCGATGGTGCAGGGGCTGGAGGAGACGGCGGTCAACGACCTCGCCTCTCCCCCGTCGGGCGCCCCGCTGCTGAGCGCTCTCGGTGACGTCGGTGGCTTCCGGCACACGGACCTCGCCAAGGTGCCGTCGATGATGTTCACCCAGCCGAACTTCACCACGACGACCAGCCTGGACTTCGCCGAGACCAGCCCGAACACGTTCGTCCGGGTGGGCGATCTCGACTCGGGTCCGCACATCGCGTTCTCGACGGACAACGGCGCCAACTGGTTCGCGGGCACCGACCCTTCGGGGGTCAGCGGCGGCGGCACCGTCGCGGCGGCGGCGGACGGCGGCCGGTTCGTGTGGAGCCCGGCCGGGGCGAGCGTGCAGTACACGACGGGCTTCGGCACGTCGTGGCAGGCGTCGAGCGGGATCCCGGCCGGGGCGGTCGTGGAGTCGGACCGGATCGACCCGAAGGTCTTCTACGGCTTCAAGTCCGGGAAGTTCTACGTCAGTTCGGACGGCGGCGCGACCTTCACGGCGTCGTCGGCGAGCGGGCTGCCGAGCGGGGACAGCGTCCGCTTCAAGGCGCTGCCCGGGACGAAGGGCGAGATCTGGCTGGCGGGCGGTGCGTCGGACGGCGCGTACGGTCTGTGGCACTCGACCGACGCGGGCGCCACGTTCACCAAGCTGTCCGGTGTCGGGCAGGCCGACACGATCGGCTTCGGCAAGGCGGCGCCGGGAGCGTCGTACCAGACCCTCTACACCAGCGCGAAGATCGGCGGTGTGCGCGGCATCTTCCGTTCCACCGACAAGGGCGCGACCTGGACCCGCATCAACGACGACGCCCATCAGTGGGGTTGGACGGGTGCGGCGATCACGGGTGATCCGCGGGTGTACGGCCGGGTGTACGTGTCCACGAACGGCCGCGGGGTCGTCTACGGCGACACCTCGGACGCGGGCGGCGGGACCGACCCCACTCCTGCGCCGACCGGCGCCTGCACCGTGACGTACCGGATCACCAACCAGTGGTCGGGCGGTTTCCAGGCGGAGGTGCAGCTGTCCAACACCGGGTCGTCGGCCTGGGACGGCTGGTCGCTCGGGTGGTCCTTCGCGGACGGTCAGCGCATCACGCAGCTGTGGAACGCCGAGTACACGCAGTCGGGTTCGGCGGTGACCGCGCGGAACGTGAGCTGGAACGGGGGCGTCGCGGCCGGGTCGTCCGTGAGCTTCGGGTTCACGGGGAGCTGGTCGGGGACGAACGCGAGACCGGCGTCGTTCAGGCTGGGTGAACAGAGCTGCACGGTGGTGTGA
- a CDS encoding MFS transporter has translation MATEETTDRRAGAPAARQRGRSAWIGADHPRYKWVALTNTTLGILLATINSSIVLISLPGIFTGIRLDPLQPANVSYLLWMLMGYMLVTAVLVVALGRLGDMWGRVRIYNAGFLIFTLTSVILSLDPFQGAGGALWLIGWRIAQAVGGAMLMANSAAILTDAFPARQRGMALGVNMVAGIAGSFVGLVLGGALVTWNWRSVFWVNVPIGIIGTVWAYKSLHETGVRTPGRMDWWGNLTFAVGLTALLAGITYGIQPYGGRTMGWTNPWVLAGLIGGAAVLALFCVIETKVAEPMFPLRLFRDAAFAGGNLAALLGSIARGGLQFMLIIWLQGIWLPLHGYDYADTPLWAGIYMLPLTVGFLVAGPVSGYLSDKYGARLFAAAGFVVMAASFAGLLALPTDFGYGLFALLVFLNGLGGGLFAAPNTSIIMSSVPAEARGAASGMRATFQNAGMVLSMGVFFSLMVAGLSGSLPGTLTSGLTAQGVPAGAAHTVAGLPPVGVLFAAFLGYNPIQHLLGGSILGGLPPENAAHLTGREFFPHLISQPFHDGLVVVFSLAIAMSLAATAASLIRRRRRTATPAPAERP, from the coding sequence ATGGCCACCGAGGAGACGACCGACCGCAGGGCCGGCGCACCCGCCGCCCGGCAGCGCGGACGCAGCGCCTGGATCGGCGCCGACCACCCCCGCTACAAGTGGGTGGCGCTGACCAACACCACCCTCGGCATCCTGCTCGCCACCATCAACAGCTCGATCGTGCTGATCTCGCTGCCGGGCATCTTCACCGGCATCCGGCTCGACCCGCTCCAGCCCGCCAACGTCAGCTATCTGCTGTGGATGCTGATGGGCTACATGCTCGTCACCGCGGTGCTGGTGGTCGCCCTCGGCAGGCTCGGCGACATGTGGGGCCGGGTCCGCATCTACAACGCCGGGTTCCTGATCTTCACCCTGACCTCGGTGATCCTCTCCCTCGACCCGTTCCAGGGCGCGGGCGGGGCGCTGTGGCTGATCGGCTGGCGCATAGCGCAGGCCGTCGGCGGCGCCATGCTCATGGCCAACTCCGCGGCCATCCTCACCGACGCATTCCCCGCCCGGCAGCGCGGCATGGCCCTCGGCGTCAACATGGTCGCGGGCATCGCCGGGTCGTTCGTCGGCCTGGTGCTCGGCGGGGCCCTGGTGACCTGGAACTGGCGCTCGGTCTTCTGGGTCAACGTGCCGATCGGCATCATCGGGACGGTGTGGGCGTACAAGTCGCTGCACGAGACCGGCGTACGCACCCCCGGCCGGATGGACTGGTGGGGCAACCTCACCTTCGCCGTCGGGCTGACCGCGCTGCTGGCCGGCATCACCTACGGCATCCAGCCCTACGGCGGCCGCACCATGGGCTGGACCAACCCCTGGGTGCTGGCCGGGCTGATCGGCGGCGCCGCCGTCCTCGCGCTCTTCTGCGTGATCGAGACCAAGGTCGCCGAACCGATGTTCCCGCTGCGGCTCTTCCGCGACGCGGCCTTCGCGGGCGGCAACCTCGCCGCGCTGCTCGGTTCCATCGCGCGCGGCGGGCTCCAGTTCATGCTGATCATCTGGCTCCAGGGCATCTGGCTGCCGCTGCACGGCTACGACTACGCCGACACCCCGCTGTGGGCCGGCATCTACATGCTGCCGCTGACCGTCGGGTTCCTGGTCGCCGGGCCCGTCTCGGGATACCTCTCGGACAAGTACGGGGCGAGGCTGTTCGCCGCCGCAGGGTTCGTGGTGATGGCCGCGTCCTTCGCCGGACTGCTCGCCCTGCCCACCGACTTCGGCTACGGGCTCTTCGCGCTGCTGGTCTTCCTCAACGGCCTCGGCGGCGGGCTGTTCGCCGCCCCCAACACCTCGATCATCATGTCCAGCGTGCCGGCCGAGGCCCGCGGCGCCGCCTCCGGGATGCGCGCCACCTTCCAGAACGCGGGCATGGTCCTGTCGATGGGCGTCTTCTTCTCGCTCATGGTCGCCGGACTCTCCGGCTCACTGCCGGGAACCCTGACCTCCGGACTGACCGCGCAGGGCGTCCCGGCCGGCGCCGCGCACACGGTGGCCGGACTCCCGCCCGTCGGCGTGCTGTTCGCCGCGTTCCTCGGCTACAACCCCATCCAGCACCTGCTCGGCGGCAGCATCCTCGGCGGGCTCCCGCCGGAGAACGCCGCGCACCTCACCGGCCGGGAGTTCTTCCCGCACCTGATCTCCCAGCCCTTCCACGACGGCCTGGTCGTGGTCTTCTCCCTCGCCATCGCGATGTCCCTGGCCGCCACGGCCGCCTCCCTGATCCGGCGCCGCAGGCGCACGGCCACGCCCGCACCGGCGGAACGACCGTGA
- a CDS encoding MarR family winged helix-turn-helix transcriptional regulator, translating into MESEEIARALAEVAGTVIRSLTDRRGMSFTTASTLGRLEREGPVRLTALAAAEGVAQPSMTQLVQRLESQGLARRVGDPDDGRVSLVAVTDAGREVLAERRREREARLVNLLAALTEDEREALGAAMETAVPLVRRMVHEPDRPGDVQR; encoded by the coding sequence ATGGAGTCGGAAGAGATCGCCCGGGCGCTCGCCGAAGTCGCGGGAACCGTGATCCGCAGCCTGACGGACCGCCGGGGCATGAGCTTCACGACCGCCTCCACGCTGGGCCGGCTGGAGCGGGAGGGCCCCGTCCGGCTGACCGCGCTCGCGGCGGCGGAAGGCGTCGCGCAGCCGTCGATGACCCAGCTCGTGCAGCGGCTGGAGAGCCAGGGGCTGGCGAGGCGGGTCGGCGACCCCGACGACGGACGGGTGAGCCTCGTCGCCGTCACGGACGCCGGGCGCGAGGTGCTGGCCGAGCGCAGACGGGAACGGGAGGCGCGGCTGGTGAACCTGCTGGCCGCCCTGACCGAGGACGAGCGGGAAGCGCTGGGCGCGGCCATGGAGACGGCCGTACCGCTCGTCCGGCGGATGGTGCACGAGCCGGACCGCCCCGGCGACGTCCAGCGCTGA
- a CDS encoding rhamnogalacturonan lyase, producing the protein MQHPRRHRRRRAALSAAIAAAGLIAAGLTTLGGAGTAQAATARQVEALDRGVVSVHTAAGNLVGWRWLGTDPNDVSFNVYRAGTKVNSAPITGSTNYFHSGAPEQADYTVRAVVGGVEQADSVHAVQFRPGYKDVPISPPAGGTTPDGVAYTYEANDASVGDLDGDGALDFVLKWQPTNAKDNSQSGYTGNTIVDGIKLDGTRLWRIDLGRNIRSGAHYTQFQVYDYDGDGKAEVAMKTADATVDGTGAVIGSASADHRNSSGYVLAGPEYLTMFNGQTGRAMGTVDYVPARGTVSSWGDSYGNRVDRFLAGTAYLDGSRPSLIMARGYYTRTVIAAWDWRNGAFTRRWTFDTNSSTNSGKGFDGQGSHSLSVGDVDGDGRDEIVYGAMAVDDNGSGLWTTKTGHGDAQHLGDLDPSHAGLEYFKVSESTSQPAELYINPANGAVNWKLAACCDNGRGVAGDIYAGNDGAEVWSASDTSVRDEAGATKGREPSSVNFLSWWDGDTVRELLDGTHIDKYGTSSDTRLLTGSGVSSNNGTKATPVLSGDILGDWREEVVWRTSGNTALRIYSTPYETSTRITTLLHDTMYRTGLAWQNTAYNQPPHPSFFLGNGMGTAPRPAVYTP; encoded by the coding sequence GTGCAGCACCCGCGCAGGCACCGCAGACGCCGGGCCGCACTGTCCGCGGCCATCGCCGCCGCCGGTCTGATCGCCGCCGGACTCACCACGCTCGGCGGCGCCGGCACGGCGCAGGCCGCCACCGCCCGCCAGGTCGAGGCCCTCGACCGGGGCGTCGTCAGCGTCCACACAGCCGCCGGCAACCTGGTCGGCTGGCGCTGGCTCGGCACCGACCCGAACGACGTCTCCTTCAACGTCTACCGGGCCGGCACCAAGGTCAACTCCGCCCCGATCACCGGCTCCACGAACTACTTCCACTCCGGCGCCCCCGAACAGGCCGACTACACCGTCCGGGCCGTCGTGGGCGGCGTCGAGCAGGCCGACTCCGTGCACGCCGTGCAGTTCCGCCCGGGCTACAAGGACGTCCCCATCAGCCCGCCGGCCGGCGGCACCACCCCCGACGGGGTCGCGTACACCTACGAGGCCAACGACGCCTCCGTCGGCGACCTCGACGGCGACGGCGCCCTCGACTTCGTCCTGAAGTGGCAGCCCACCAACGCCAAGGACAACTCCCAGTCCGGCTACACCGGCAACACGATCGTCGACGGCATCAAACTCGACGGCACCCGGCTGTGGCGCATCGACCTGGGCCGCAACATCCGCTCCGGCGCGCACTACACGCAGTTCCAGGTCTACGACTACGACGGCGACGGCAAGGCCGAGGTCGCCATGAAGACCGCCGACGCCACGGTCGACGGGACGGGCGCGGTGATCGGCAGTGCGTCGGCCGACCACCGCAATTCCTCCGGCTACGTCCTCGCCGGGCCCGAGTACCTGACCATGTTCAACGGGCAGACCGGCAGGGCGATGGGGACGGTGGACTACGTCCCGGCCCGGGGGACGGTCTCCTCGTGGGGCGACTCCTACGGCAACCGCGTCGACCGGTTCCTCGCCGGCACCGCCTACCTGGACGGCTCCCGCCCCTCGCTGATCATGGCCCGCGGCTACTACACCCGTACGGTCATCGCGGCCTGGGACTGGCGGAACGGTGCCTTCACGCGGCGCTGGACCTTCGACACCAACTCCTCCACCAACAGCGGCAAGGGCTTCGACGGCCAGGGCTCGCACAGCCTGTCCGTCGGGGACGTCGACGGCGACGGCAGGGACGAGATCGTGTACGGCGCGATGGCCGTCGACGACAACGGCAGCGGCCTGTGGACCACGAAGACCGGCCACGGCGACGCCCAGCACCTCGGTGACCTCGACCCCTCGCACGCGGGACTCGAGTACTTCAAGGTCTCCGAGTCCACGAGCCAGCCCGCCGAGCTGTACATCAACCCGGCGAACGGCGCCGTGAACTGGAAGCTCGCCGCCTGCTGCGACAACGGCCGGGGCGTGGCCGGGGACATCTACGCGGGCAACGACGGCGCCGAGGTCTGGTCCGCCTCCGACACCTCCGTCCGCGACGAGGCCGGCGCCACCAAGGGCCGCGAGCCGTCGTCCGTGAACTTCCTGTCCTGGTGGGACGGCGACACCGTCCGCGAACTCCTCGACGGCACCCACATCGACAAGTACGGCACCTCGTCCGACACCCGCCTGCTGACCGGCTCCGGTGTCTCCTCGAACAACGGCACCAAGGCCACACCCGTGCTCTCCGGCGACATCCTCGGCGACTGGCGCGAGGAGGTCGTCTGGCGCACCAGCGGCAACACGGCCCTGCGCATCTACTCCACGCCGTACGAGACGAGCACGAGGATCACGACCCTGCTCCACGACACCATGTACCGCACGGGTCTGGCCTGGCAGAACACGGCATACAACCAGCCTCCGCACCCGAGCTTCTTCCTCGGAAACGGGATGGGGACGGCACCGAGGCCCGCGGTGTACACACCGTGA
- a CDS encoding class I SAM-dependent methyltransferase has translation MLDYDKEAERYDASRGGEPRAAAAARAVLGLVPDGTRRLLDVACGTGIVTRRLATGRDGLCVTGVDLAPAMARQAAARLPGTVVLADSRRLPFREGRFDAVSSVWLLHLAPTAEDVRAIVGECARMLRPGGVYVTTVDKAAAHNVGSDIDAVMASRPCRAARDAAALVESYALDHALLPAGEARFTGHGQGRSPRRTVADLRRGWFVTVPPGGDLAAGFAARLAELPDQDRPRPDPVFTVRAFRKPG, from the coding sequence GTGCTCGACTACGACAAGGAAGCGGAGCGGTACGACGCCTCGCGCGGCGGCGAGCCCAGAGCGGCGGCCGCCGCGCGGGCCGTGCTGGGCCTTGTGCCGGACGGCACCCGGCGCCTGCTCGACGTGGCCTGCGGCACCGGCATCGTGACGCGGCGGCTGGCCACCGGGCGGGACGGCCTGTGCGTGACCGGCGTCGATCTCGCGCCCGCCATGGCCCGGCAGGCCGCCGCCCGGCTGCCCGGCACCGTGGTGCTCGCCGACAGCCGCCGGCTGCCGTTCCGCGAGGGCCGCTTCGACGCCGTCAGCAGTGTGTGGCTGCTGCACCTCGCACCGACCGCCGAGGACGTGCGGGCCATCGTCGGCGAGTGCGCCCGGATGCTGCGGCCCGGCGGCGTCTACGTCACCACCGTGGACAAGGCCGCCGCGCACAACGTGGGCAGCGACATCGACGCCGTCATGGCCTCCCGCCCGTGCCGCGCGGCCCGGGACGCGGCGGCGCTCGTCGAGTCGTACGCCCTCGACCACGCCCTGCTCCCGGCGGGCGAGGCCCGCTTCACCGGGCACGGCCAGGGCCGCAGCCCCCGCCGCACGGTGGCCGACCTGCGCCGGGGCTGGTTCGTCACGGTTCCGCCCGGCGGCGATCTGGCGGCCGGGTTCGCCGCCCGGCTGGCGGAACTCCCGGACCAGGACCGCCCCAGACCCGATCCGGTGTTCACCGTGCGGGCGTTCCGCAAGCCCGGGTGA
- a CDS encoding 4a-hydroxytetrahydrobiopterin dehydratase — protein sequence MPLEPLSQKEIEDRLAELPGWSLEGDRIARSYRLPSHFAATAMVVHIAQVQEELDHHSDLTLGYNTVSLTVNTHTVGAVTKRDFALARRIEDLASGHGAQ from the coding sequence ATGCCCCTCGAACCGCTGTCGCAGAAGGAGATCGAGGACCGGCTCGCGGAGCTGCCGGGCTGGTCGCTGGAGGGCGACCGGATCGCCCGCTCCTACCGGCTCCCCTCGCACTTCGCGGCCACGGCGATGGTCGTGCACATCGCCCAGGTCCAGGAGGAGCTCGACCACCACTCCGATCTCACCCTGGGCTACAACACGGTGTCACTCACCGTGAACACCCACACCGTGGGTGCCGTCACCAAGCGGGACTTCGCCCTGGCCCGCAGGATCGAGGACCTCGCCTCCGGTCACGGAGCGCAGTGA